From Acidithiobacillus sp., the proteins below share one genomic window:
- a CDS encoding pseudouridine synthase has product MKYSLNHSPKSGQNQSAPSFGLARLLSKAGLCSRTVAAEWIRAGRVEVDGCRIHDPETRFTLLGPKICVDGIEVTARARQVLLLHKPRGILTTRQDEKGRATVYDLLPKSPWLAPVGRLDQASSGLLLFSNDPHWAQQLLDPDQHVAKTYHVQVRPPLSASAAAQLAVGSVLDGERCLPMRISELRCGGKTQWLEFILQEGRHRQIRRLLAACDRDVLRLIRVAVGNLLLGELRPGEWRWLRSDEEDLLRQTPASRDIPRFPPE; this is encoded by the coding sequence GTGAAATACTCCTTAAATCATAGTCCAAAGTCTGGACAAAACCAAAGTGCTCCTAGCTTTGGACTTGCTCGCCTCCTGTCTAAAGCCGGGCTATGCTCTCGGACGGTAGCGGCGGAATGGATTCGCGCCGGGAGGGTGGAGGTGGATGGTTGTCGGATACACGATCCAGAGACGCGCTTCACTCTGCTCGGCCCAAAAATCTGTGTAGATGGTATCGAGGTCACCGCCCGTGCCCGCCAGGTTTTGCTGCTGCACAAACCGCGCGGAATCCTTACCACCCGCCAGGATGAAAAGGGGCGTGCCACCGTGTACGACCTGCTGCCCAAGAGTCCATGGCTGGCCCCCGTAGGACGTCTGGATCAGGCCAGCTCCGGCCTGCTGCTTTTCAGCAATGATCCGCACTGGGCGCAACAACTGCTGGATCCCGATCAACATGTGGCGAAGACCTACCATGTACAGGTTCGTCCACCCCTCTCTGCCAGCGCCGCAGCCCAACTGGCGGTTGGCTCCGTGCTCGACGGCGAACGTTGTTTGCCGATGCGGATCAGTGAGTTACGATGCGGTGGCAAAACCCAGTGGCTGGAATTCATTTTGCAGGAAGGACGTCATCGCCAGATTCGGCGTCTACTTGCCGCTTGTGACAGAGATGTGTTGCGACTGATTCGCGTAGCAGTGGGAAATCTGCTCCTCGGCGAACTGCGTCCAGGCGAATGGCGCTGGCTGCGCAGCGATGAGGAGGATCTGCTACGTCAGACACCCGCATCCCGTGACATTCCACGCTTTCCACCAGAATAA
- a CDS encoding sulfite exporter TauE/SafE family protein: MITHASLSYATLIQNPLLWAIAGGIILVAFYVRAVIGFGSGLISVALLTLIFPIKQVVPVVLLLDLLGSMLLGAYDFQEMRWPELRWLIPGSVIGLAIGSFILADTNAQNLTRFLGVFILAYVVYALIMKPERLPQVALPWGMPLGIFGGVVGSLYGGGGPPIVAYLQMRHLDKRAFRATFQGIALTDNILRAFMYIALALLTWQLMVGFLMLVPPVLLGLWTGNHLHLRINQRAFLMGTLAVLAVIGLKYLI; encoded by the coding sequence ATGATAACGCATGCTTCTTTGTCCTACGCTACCCTGATCCAAAATCCGTTGCTCTGGGCCATCGCCGGAGGGATCATTTTGGTCGCCTTTTACGTCCGAGCGGTGATTGGCTTTGGCTCTGGACTGATTTCTGTGGCTTTGCTGACGCTTATTTTCCCCATAAAACAAGTGGTGCCCGTGGTGTTGCTGCTGGACCTGCTCGGTTCCATGCTGTTGGGAGCCTATGACTTCCAGGAAATGCGCTGGCCGGAGCTGCGCTGGCTGATTCCCGGCAGCGTGATTGGGTTAGCCATCGGCTCCTTTATTCTCGCGGATACCAATGCCCAGAATCTCACCCGCTTTCTCGGCGTGTTCATTCTCGCTTACGTGGTCTACGCGCTGATAATGAAGCCGGAACGACTACCCCAGGTCGCCTTGCCTTGGGGAATGCCGCTGGGCATTTTCGGTGGCGTGGTGGGCAGTTTGTATGGCGGTGGAGGGCCACCCATTGTCGCCTATCTGCAAATGCGTCATCTCGACAAACGCGCCTTCCGTGCCACGTTTCAGGGTATTGCCCTCACGGACAATATTCTACGGGCCTTTATGTACATAGCGCTGGCCCTGCTGACCTGGCAACTGATGGTGGGTTTTCTCATGCTGGTTCCACCGGTGCTGCTCGGTCTGTGGACGGGCAATCACTTGCATCTGCGCATCAATCAAAGAGCTTTTCTCATGGGGACCCTCGCGGTACTCGCCGTGATTGGTCTGAAATACCTTATCTGA
- the nth gene encoding endonuclease III encodes MDTQNIHRCFAALRAAIPEPKTELNYHTPFQLLVAVVLSAQSTDKAVNACTQTLFTAAPTPDAMAALGEDGIKTHIRRLGLFNAKARHVHALAQQLLALHDGEVPADRKALEALPGVGRKTANVVLNTQFGHPTIAVDTHIFRVGNRTGIAPGKTPLAVEKALLAAVPAEYLQDAHHLLILHGRYTCTARRPRCGRCPLFQCCEWPDKHR; translated from the coding sequence ATGGATACACAAAACATTCATCGCTGTTTCGCGGCCCTGCGCGCCGCCATTCCTGAACCAAAAACCGAACTAAACTACCACACCCCTTTTCAGCTTCTGGTCGCCGTGGTGCTCTCTGCGCAAAGTACGGACAAGGCCGTCAACGCCTGCACTCAAACGCTCTTTACAGCGGCACCCACTCCCGACGCAATGGCAGCGCTCGGCGAAGACGGCATCAAGACCCATATCCGTCGCCTGGGACTATTCAACGCCAAAGCCCGTCATGTGCATGCCCTGGCCCAACAATTGCTGGCCCTACATGACGGAGAGGTGCCCGCGGACCGGAAGGCGCTGGAAGCGCTTCCCGGTGTCGGGCGTAAAACCGCCAATGTCGTCCTCAATACCCAGTTCGGGCACCCTACCATTGCGGTAGACACCCATATCTTCCGGGTAGGCAATCGGACGGGAATCGCCCCCGGTAAAACACCTCTGGCCGTTGAAAAGGCCCTACTCGCGGCGGTACCCGCCGAATACCTGCAGGACGCCCACCATCTTTTGATCCTCCATGGCCGCTATACCTGCACGGCCAGACGGCCGCGCTGTGGCCGCTGTCCGCTTTTCCAGTGCTGCGAATGGCCGGACAAACATCGGTAG
- a CDS encoding MBL fold metallo-hydrolase RNA specificity domain-containing protein, translating into MEMQFHGAAGGVTGSCHFLRIGDKRLLIDCGMFQGGHDLEEENRAEFGFDAKEIDYLLLTHAHLDHCGRIPLLMKRGFRGEIITTAATRELARLVLIDAAGLAAEEARRSNRRHQRQGGTESAPIYDITDVLDTMDHFGRAADYGQKIAVCPGVSVTFGDAGHILGSAWVLIEASEAGRQQRIVYSGDLGNRGNRGKPIINPSTPAPQADVIVMETTYGDRLHKAIEPSVNELRDAILDTLNRGGNAIIPTFALERAQDLLYYLREMMNANQLPANLPVFLDSPMAISATEIFRRHPECFNPNTRENLQHGADPFALRNLHFTRETSESMGINLIKGGALIMAGSGMATGGRVTHHLKHNIWREDCSVIFVGYAAQGTLARRIIDGAKTVRIFGEEIHVAAKIYTIGGFSAHADHDELLAWYGDQKPTRTVLVHGEDNGREGIARVLRARGLRVDCPVIGDRYSL; encoded by the coding sequence ATGGAAATGCAATTTCATGGCGCTGCGGGGGGGGTCACCGGGTCCTGTCATTTCCTGCGCATTGGCGATAAAAGGCTGCTCATCGACTGCGGCATGTTTCAGGGCGGGCATGACCTGGAAGAAGAAAATCGCGCTGAATTTGGCTTTGACGCCAAAGAGATTGATTATCTGTTGCTGACCCATGCCCATCTCGATCATTGCGGGCGCATTCCCTTACTGATGAAACGCGGCTTTCGCGGCGAGATCATCACCACGGCAGCCACCCGCGAACTCGCGCGACTAGTGCTCATTGATGCCGCAGGCCTTGCAGCAGAAGAAGCGCGACGCTCCAACCGACGTCACCAGCGTCAAGGTGGAACGGAATCCGCGCCCATTTATGACATCACTGACGTCCTCGATACCATGGATCACTTTGGACGTGCCGCAGATTATGGGCAGAAAATAGCGGTCTGCCCCGGCGTCAGCGTGACCTTCGGAGATGCCGGCCATATCCTCGGTTCCGCCTGGGTATTGATAGAAGCCAGTGAAGCTGGCAGGCAGCAGCGCATCGTCTACTCCGGCGATCTCGGCAACCGCGGCAACCGCGGCAAGCCGATCATCAACCCGTCCACCCCCGCCCCCCAGGCGGATGTCATCGTCATGGAAACCACCTACGGCGACCGCCTGCACAAGGCCATCGAACCCTCGGTAAACGAGTTGCGCGATGCCATCCTCGACACCCTGAACCGCGGCGGCAATGCCATCATCCCCACCTTCGCCCTGGAGCGCGCCCAGGATTTACTGTATTACCTGCGGGAGATGATGAACGCCAACCAGCTCCCCGCCAACCTGCCGGTCTTCCTCGATTCGCCCATGGCCATTTCCGCCACGGAGATTTTTCGCCGACATCCGGAATGCTTCAATCCCAACACCCGTGAAAACCTGCAACATGGCGCCGACCCCTTCGCCCTGCGTAACCTCCACTTCACCCGGGAAACCAGCGAGTCCATGGGCATCAATCTGATCAAGGGCGGCGCCCTGATTATGGCCGGATCGGGCATGGCGACCGGCGGCCGAGTGACCCACCATCTCAAACACAACATCTGGCGCGAAGACTGTAGCGTCATCTTTGTCGGCTATGCCGCACAGGGGACGCTGGCGCGGCGCATTATTGACGGGGCGAAAACCGTACGGATATTTGGTGAAGAGATTCACGTCGCCGCCAAAATTTACACCATCGGCGGTTTCTCGGCCCATGCCGACCACGACGAACTCCTCGCCTGGTACGGTGACCAGAAGCCGACGCGCACCGTTCTCGTCCATGGTGAGGATAATGGCCGGGAAGGCATCGCCAGAGTGCTGCGGGCGCGCGGCTTACGGGTGGATTGCCCAGTCATTGGTGATCGTTATTCCCTCTAA
- a CDS encoding D-alanyl-D-alanine carboxypeptidase family protein: MLASIPVPDTDPDFPSTGWRLFSLLSLVVILLLCAPRAKAETSGIPPIEARAYILMNADTGAIIATKNAYQPYAIASITKLMTLYLLFKDIDSGHLQMNQHFVPCHAALQTRGSSMFMHPGLPFTVTQMILGMTVPSGNDAAVEAAHLVAGNVPAFVTEMNQTARKIGMLSTTFYDPDGLPHPNNMASPYDIAVLTRTIMAQFPQFMPFFGHKSFTYAGITSPNPNLLVGRVPFITGMKSGYTDAAGHCLVATGTQDGVKLIAVILGVPSFHNERRGFWKASWQSLKLLDWGFARTLWLPAAPHLERTSAP, from the coding sequence ATGCTGGCCTCCATTCCTGTACCAGACACAGATCCTGATTTCCCTTCCACAGGGTGGCGGCTCTTTTCCTTGCTTTCGTTGGTGGTGATTCTTCTACTTTGCGCACCGCGCGCTAAGGCAGAGACCAGCGGCATCCCGCCCATAGAGGCGCGTGCTTATATCCTGATGAATGCGGATACTGGCGCCATCATCGCGACAAAAAATGCCTATCAGCCCTATGCTATTGCCAGCATTACCAAGCTGATGACGCTATATCTGCTTTTCAAAGACATTGACAGTGGGCATCTGCAGATGAACCAGCACTTCGTGCCCTGTCACGCGGCGCTACAGACGAGAGGCTCCAGCATGTTCATGCATCCCGGCTTGCCCTTTACCGTCACACAGATGATTCTCGGAATGACAGTGCCTTCCGGTAATGATGCTGCGGTAGAAGCCGCACATCTGGTGGCCGGCAACGTACCCGCCTTTGTCACCGAAATGAACCAGACGGCGCGCAAAATCGGGATGCTTTCCACCACCTTCTATGATCCAGATGGCTTGCCGCATCCCAATAACATGGCTAGTCCCTATGATATCGCCGTCCTCACTCGCACGATCATGGCCCAGTTTCCGCAGTTCATGCCTTTTTTCGGCCACAAAAGCTTTACCTACGCGGGCATCACCAGCCCCAACCCCAACCTTTTGGTGGGGCGGGTGCCCTTTATCACCGGCATGAAAAGTGGCTATACCGATGCAGCAGGACATTGTCTCGTTGCTACGGGAACTCAGGATGGCGTAAAGCTGATTGCAGTGATCCTCGGAGTGCCGTCCTTCCACAATGAAAGGCGGGGTTTCTGGAAGGCATCCTGGCAAAGCCTCAAGTTACTGGACTGGGGATTTGCACGCACCCTCTGGCTGCCTGCAGCGCCGCATCTGGAGCGGACCTCGGCACCGTAG
- a CDS encoding ferritin-like domain-containing protein, with amino-acid sequence MAHETLHESLESLSPETVDIHRAISSLMEEFEAVDWYQQRADACKDPTLKQVLEHNRDEEIEHAAMVLEWLRRKMPRLDKELREYLFSKGSITGHETEAMGRE; translated from the coding sequence ATGGCGCATGAAACGTTGCATGAATCCCTTGAATCCTTGTCCCCTGAAACCGTGGACATCCACCGGGCCATTTCCTCGCTGATGGAGGAGTTTGAAGCGGTCGACTGGTACCAGCAGCGTGCGGATGCCTGCAAGGACCCTACTCTCAAGCAGGTACTGGAACACAACCGGGATGAAGAAATTGAGCATGCTGCCATGGTCCTGGAGTGGCTGCGCCGCAAAATGCCGCGTCTGGATAAAGAATTGCGTGAGTACTTGTTCAGCAAAGGCTCCATCACCGGCCACGAAACTGAAGCGATGGGACGAGAGTAA
- a CDS encoding DHA2 family efflux MFS transporter permease subunit, which produces MAQESSVSRLTITAAVMLAVVMQVLDLTIVNVALTYMRGSLHANSDQITWVLTSYMVANVIVLPLTGLLVERYGQRTIMLWSVVGFVISSVLCGQSHGLVEIVLWRFLQGIFGASLAPVGQTIMLGAYPSNKRGQAMAILGMGIMLGPILGPTLGGYLTDTLSWRWVFYVNIPFGILAFLLMQTIPDGGKSATPRPVDWTGFALMALGLGSLQGVLSLGDQDNWFSSRTIIILTICAILGMLFFVWRSLSVKHPVVDLRLLKDRNLSIGSMGIGIFGLALFGTMVILPIMLETLMRYEAFTAGLVMAPQGIGAMLSMMLAGRFLGRGVNPRNIVLVGVIFGAFGTYFATLYNLDINMAWVIWPSFIRGIGFGLVTIPLFTLAFMTLKKSQQAEGSGIFNLMRTLGGSIGIAIVSTVTTQETQVGWNQMSGFINPFNPAFYHYLAAAGMTQNPTTWQVLGNVVLYSQANMRGMLDAFVLVFYGFLVMIPLILFLKKPPADSTGSAPSAHLSE; this is translated from the coding sequence GTGGCGCAAGAGAGCTCGGTTTCACGCCTCACCATTACGGCCGCGGTCATGCTGGCGGTAGTCATGCAGGTGCTCGACCTGACCATTGTCAACGTCGCACTGACCTACATGCGAGGGTCTCTGCATGCCAACAGCGATCAGATCACTTGGGTGCTCACCAGTTACATGGTCGCCAATGTGATTGTCCTGCCCCTTACCGGGTTACTGGTGGAACGCTACGGCCAACGCACCATCATGCTCTGGAGTGTGGTCGGCTTTGTGATTTCCTCGGTGCTCTGCGGGCAGTCACACGGCTTGGTGGAAATCGTGCTCTGGCGTTTTCTGCAAGGCATTTTTGGCGCCTCACTGGCACCCGTGGGGCAAACCATCATGCTCGGCGCCTACCCGTCCAACAAACGCGGCCAAGCTATGGCCATACTCGGCATGGGTATCATGCTGGGTCCGATTCTCGGCCCCACTCTGGGCGGTTATTTGACGGACACGCTCAGTTGGCGTTGGGTATTCTATGTGAATATTCCCTTCGGAATCCTCGCGTTCCTGCTGATGCAGACCATTCCTGACGGCGGCAAGAGCGCTACCCCCCGCCCGGTGGACTGGACAGGCTTTGCATTGATGGCCCTGGGGCTGGGCAGCCTGCAGGGCGTACTGAGTCTCGGCGATCAGGATAACTGGTTCAGCTCGCGGACCATTATTATCCTGACCATTTGTGCCATATTGGGAATGCTCTTTTTTGTCTGGCGCTCTTTGAGCGTAAAACATCCGGTAGTGGATTTGCGTCTGCTCAAAGACCGTAATCTCTCCATCGGCAGCATGGGTATTGGTATATTCGGTCTTGCCCTCTTCGGTACCATGGTGATTCTGCCGATCATGCTGGAGACACTGATGCGCTATGAAGCTTTTACCGCAGGGCTGGTGATGGCACCTCAGGGCATTGGTGCGATGCTGTCCATGATGCTGGCGGGACGATTTCTTGGGCGCGGCGTCAACCCACGTAACATCGTACTGGTCGGCGTCATTTTCGGTGCCTTCGGCACTTATTTCGCGACACTCTACAACCTGGACATCAACATGGCCTGGGTTATCTGGCCCAGCTTCATCCGCGGCATTGGTTTTGGTCTGGTCACCATTCCGCTCTTCACCCTGGCCTTTATGACCCTGAAAAAATCACAACAGGCCGAGGGCTCGGGTATTTTCAACCTGATGCGAACCTTGGGTGGCAGTATCGGCATCGCTATCGTTTCTACGGTGACGACTCAGGAAACGCAGGTGGGTTGGAACCAGATGAGCGGCTTTATCAACCCGTTCAACCCTGCCTTCTATCACTATCTCGCAGCAGCGGGGATGACCCAGAATCCGACTACCTGGCAAGTGCTGGGCAACGTTGTACTATACAGCCAAGCTAACATGCGCGGGATGTTGGATGCTTTTGTGCTCGTCTTCTACGGCTTCCTGGTCATGATTCCGCTGATCTTGTTCCTGAAGAAGCCACCCGCCGACTCAACTGGCTCTGCACCATCCGCGCACCTGAGCGAATAG
- a CDS encoding trans-aconitate 2-methyltransferase, with protein sequence MALRSMDELRQQAQGALSLNIAFIGVVNGLFSSLHTLGNADSAALASATGMDTGYVLRWCDAAYAFGWLELTDNEQWRLSEDGDSMRPEAENSRMGVAVGAVLSAHMAERAAGLMRTGERPGEQVLAERETILPWFGLMLENNFRKTFEEKICPAVPIFAEVDARGGLAVDLGCGNGWYLRALAARCGHLRGLGLDGFAENIRQATKQAQSEGIADRLHFDEGDIHQFSLPEPADLIAMNRALHHVWESRGKIFQRLRASLKAEGAIVIWEPAWPDDHRVLREPPLRAMAFQNLTEHVQGNHFLHPEEIAAALSEAGLKPEIFPFGSDVVVVGRA encoded by the coding sequence ATGGCTTTACGCAGTATGGATGAACTTCGGCAGCAGGCCCAGGGTGCATTATCCCTGAACATCGCCTTCATTGGCGTCGTCAACGGGCTTTTTAGCTCCCTCCATACTCTGGGTAACGCGGACAGTGCGGCGCTGGCGTCCGCTACCGGGATGGATACCGGCTATGTGCTGCGCTGGTGTGATGCCGCCTATGCCTTTGGGTGGCTGGAGCTGACCGATAATGAGCAATGGCGGTTGAGTGAGGATGGCGACAGCATGCGCCCGGAAGCTGAAAACAGCCGCATGGGTGTAGCGGTGGGTGCCGTGCTTTCTGCACACATGGCGGAGCGGGCGGCGGGTCTCATGCGCACGGGTGAGCGTCCCGGCGAACAGGTGCTGGCCGAACGCGAAACCATTCTCCCCTGGTTCGGGCTGATGCTGGAGAACAATTTTCGCAAGACGTTCGAGGAGAAAATCTGCCCGGCCGTCCCCATCTTTGCCGAAGTCGATGCACGTGGCGGGCTGGCGGTGGACCTGGGATGTGGTAATGGCTGGTATTTGCGGGCGCTCGCCGCCCGCTGCGGACATCTGCGCGGTCTGGGGCTGGATGGTTTCGCCGAAAACATTCGCCAGGCTACGAAACAAGCCCAAAGCGAGGGCATTGCGGATCGCCTGCATTTTGATGAGGGCGATATTCATCAGTTTTCCCTGCCAGAGCCCGCCGACCTCATCGCCATGAATCGTGCTCTGCATCATGTTTGGGAAAGCCGTGGTAAGATTTTTCAGCGACTGCGCGCCAGCCTGAAAGCCGAAGGTGCCATCGTCATCTGGGAACCCGCCTGGCCCGACGATCACCGCGTTTTGCGTGAGCCGCCGCTACGCGCCATGGCCTTCCAAAATCTGACCGAGCATGTGCAGGGCAACCATTTCCTGCATCCGGAGGAAATTGCCGCGGCCCTCAGCGAGGCGGGATTGAAGCCAGAAATATTCCCCTTTGGTAGTGATGTCGTGGTGGTGGGCCGAGCGTAA
- the hemW gene encoding radical SAM family heme chaperone HemW → MNPTLKPSSSFSLYVHLPWCKAKCPYCDFNSHAADSIPAERYLSALLADLDRELPRIWGRRVQTVFIGGGTPSLFPPEIIDRMLSEIRARLRPLPGLEVTLEANPGAIEAASFRAFREAGVTRLSLGIQSFNDVFLQRLGRIHDAAAAHRAVELAIAAEFESYNLDLIFALPGQDLAAARSDLQTALDYAPPHLSLYQLTLEEGTPFASHPPANLPDNDQAADMESALRQRLREAGLPRYEISAHALPGQRCQHNRNYWLYGDYLGIGAGAHGKITLPEGIWRSRKPSRPESYMADALSDADAIGDYKPVLVADRPFEFMLNALRLTDGFPIGLFPERTGLSWPMIQLQIRRAERNGLVEIKGETLRPTALGLNFYNDLCARFVP, encoded by the coding sequence ATGAACCCCACCCTAAAACCATCGTCGTCGTTTTCGCTCTATGTGCATCTGCCCTGGTGCAAGGCCAAGTGCCCCTATTGCGATTTCAATTCCCACGCCGCTGACAGCATCCCGGCAGAACGTTATCTGTCTGCACTGCTTGCCGATCTGGATCGCGAACTGCCACGCATCTGGGGACGTCGTGTGCAGACGGTTTTTATCGGTGGTGGCACCCCCAGTCTCTTTCCGCCAGAAATCATCGACCGTATGCTCTCCGAGATCCGCGCCCGCCTGCGGCCACTGCCTGGCCTGGAAGTAACGCTGGAGGCCAATCCGGGGGCGATAGAAGCGGCCTCCTTTCGCGCTTTCCGGGAGGCAGGCGTTACCCGGCTCTCTTTGGGCATCCAATCTTTCAACGACGTCTTCCTGCAACGGCTCGGCCGCATTCACGACGCCGCGGCAGCCCACCGCGCGGTGGAACTCGCCATCGCCGCTGAATTCGAAAGCTATAATCTCGATCTCATTTTTGCCCTGCCGGGGCAGGATCTCGCGGCTGCACGATCAGACCTGCAAACCGCACTGGACTATGCACCCCCTCACCTGTCCCTCTACCAGCTCACCCTGGAGGAGGGGACCCCATTTGCAAGCCATCCGCCAGCCAACCTGCCGGACAACGATCAGGCAGCCGACATGGAAAGTGCCCTACGTCAGCGACTCCGGGAGGCCGGACTGCCGCGCTACGAGATATCCGCGCATGCCCTGCCTGGCCAACGCTGCCAGCACAATCGCAATTATTGGCTCTATGGCGACTATCTCGGCATCGGTGCCGGGGCGCACGGCAAGATCACCTTGCCCGAGGGCATCTGGCGCAGCCGCAAACCCAGCCGCCCGGAAAGTTATATGGCCGACGCGCTAAGTGATGCCGACGCCATTGGCGACTATAAACCCGTTTTAGTTGCCGACAGACCCTTCGAGTTTATGCTCAACGCCCTGCGCCTGACGGATGGCTTCCCCATAGGGTTGTTTCCGGAACGTACCGGCCTGTCATGGCCGATGATCCAGCTACAAATTCGCCGGGCCGAGCGCAATGGTTTAGTCGAAATCAAAGGGGAAACCCTACGACCAACCGCCCTCGGACTCAATTTTTACAACGATCTCTGTGCGCGTTTTGTACCGTGA